One Cuculus canorus isolate bCucCan1 chromosome 1, bCucCan1.pri, whole genome shotgun sequence DNA segment encodes these proteins:
- the SETD4 gene encoding SET domain-containing protein 4 isoform X2, with product MKKSRGRTGRKRRRKHLQSFMDGVNCSHQLEYIMLKKWLKDRGFEDSNLRPAQFWDTGRGLMTTKALQAGDLIISLPEKCLLTTATVLSSCLGEYIMKWKPPVSPLIALCTFLIAEKHAGEKSLWKPYLDVLPKTYTCPVYLEHDVPLFAENTETIFNYSALEWAWCTVNTRTIYVKHSQRECFSLEPDVYALAPYLDLLNHSPNVQVKGAFNEQTRSYEIRTNSQCKKYEEVFICYGPHDNQRLLLEYGFVAMNNPHSSVYVSSDTLLKYFPPVDKQRNAKISILKDHDFLENLTFGWDGPSWRLLTALKLLSLGTDEFTCWKRTLLGGVISARNEQQTLTITAKICHFLIEETQHVLLQISQLKRNRENLGKHLALVEALRLEDLKILQKSAEILSDLNGATT from the exons atgaagaaaagcagaggccGGACAGGTcgaaaaagaagaaggaaacacTTGCAGAGTTTCATGGATGGAG taaaCTGCAGTCACCAACTGGAATACATTATGCTTAAAAAGTGGCTGAAAGACAGAGGATTTGAAGACAGTAATTTAAGGCCAGCACAGTTCTGGG aTACAGGAAGAGGACTGATGACAACAAAAGCTCTTCAG GCAGGGGATCTGATTATTTCATTGCCTGAGAAGTGCTTACTCACCACAGCCACTGTCCTTAGTAGCTGCTTAGGAGAATACATTATGAA ATGGAAGCCTCCTGTGTCTCCTTTGATAGCACTCTGCACCTTTTTGATAGCAGAGAAGCATGCTGGTGAGAAATCTCTGTGGAAGCCATATCTTGATGTTTTACCCAAGACGTACACTTGCCCTGTTTATTTGGAGCATGATGTT cCTTTGTTTGCTGAGAACACAGAAACTATTTTTAACTACAGTGCTCTAGAGTGGGCTTGGTGCACTGTTAATACCAGGACAATATACGTGAAACATTCACAGAGggaatgtttttctcttgagCCAGATGTTTATGCATTGGCACCATATTTAGATTTGCTAAATCACAGTCCAAACGTTCAG GTAAAGGGTGCATTTAATGAACAGACTAGAAGCTATGAAATTCGGACAAATTCGCAGTGCAAAAAATACGAAGAAGTGTTTATCTGCTATGGGCCTCATGATAATCAACGACTGCTACTAGAATATGGATTTGTTGCCATGAATAATCCTCACAGCAGTGTTTATGTCTCATCAG ATACTCTCCTCAAATATTTTCCACCAGTGGACaagcagagaaatgcaaaaatttcCATTCTAAAGGATCATGATTTCTTAGA AAACCTGACCTTTGGATGGGATGGACCATCTTGGAGACTCCTCACAGCCCTCAAGTTGTTAAGTCTTGGAACAGATGAATT taCTTGCTGGAAGAGAACACTGCTTGGTGGTGTAATTTCAGCCAGAAATGAACAGCAGACTTTGACtataacagcaaaaatatgCCATTTTTTAATAGAGGAGACACAGCATGTCCTACTTCAG ATTTCCCAGTTGAAACGGAACAGAGAGAACCTCGGAAAACACCTGGCTTTGGTAGAAGCCCTGCGGTTGGAAGATCTGAAGATACTACAAAAATCAGCTGAGATTCTTTCTGACTTGAATGGGGCAACAACTTGA
- the LOC104064741 gene encoding carbonyl reductase [NADPH] 1, with the protein MSSVPVAVVTGSNKGIGLAIVRALCRQFQGDVYLTARDPGRGQEAVAELQREGLRALFYQLDIDDLQSIRALRDFLKEKYGGLNVLINNAGIAFKVHDTTPFAVQAEVTLKTNFFGTRNVCTELLPLMKPYGRVVNVSSMVSSSALKGCSQELQQKFRSNTITEDELVELMTKFVEDTKKGVHEKEGWPNTAYGVSKIGVTVLSRIQARMLNEKRKGDHILLNACCPGWVRTDMAGPKATKSPEEGAETPVYLALLPSDADGPHGQFVSDKTVRTW; encoded by the exons ATGTCCAGCGTGCCCGTGGCTGTGGTGACCGGATCCAACAAAGGGATCGGACTCGCAATTGTGCGGGCTCTATGCAGGCAGTTCCAGGGGGATGTGTACCTGACTGCCCGAGACCCTGGCCGTGGCCAGGAGGCAGTGGCAGAGCTCCAGAGAGAAGGGCTACGTGCGCTCTTCTATCAGCTGGATATTGATGATCTGCAGAGCATCAGGGCTCTTCGTGACttcctgaaagagaaatatggAGGGCTGAATGTGCTCATTAACAATGCAGGAATCGCTTTCAAAG TTCATGACACAACTCCATTTGCAGTCCAAGCAGAGGTTACACTGAAGACCAACTTTTTTGGAACCAGGAATGTTTGCACAGAATTGTTGCCTCTTATGAAGCCTTATG GTAGAGTGGTGAATGTGTCTAGTATGGTGAGTAGCTCAGCTCTGAAAGGCTGCAGCCAAGAACTACAGCAAAAGTTTCGCAGCAACACGATCACTGAGGATGAGTTAGTGGAACTCATGACCAAATTTGTGGAAGATACCAAGAAAGGTGTGCATGAAAAAGAAGGTTGGCCAAATACTGCATATGGAGTATCCAAAATTGGTGTCACAGTCTTGTCCAGGATTCAAGCCCGAATgttaaatgagaaaagaaaaggtgacCACATCCTTCTCAATGCCTGCTGTCCTGGATGGGTGAGAACAGACATGGCGGGTCCTAAAGCCACTAAATCACCAGAGGAGGGGGCTGAGACACCAGTTTACTTAGCTCTCTTGCCTTCGGATGCTGATGGTCCTCATGGCCAGTTTGTCAGTGACAAAACTGTTCGCACCTGGTGA
- the SETD4 gene encoding SET domain-containing protein 4 isoform X1, whose product MKKSRGRTGRKRRRKHLQSFMDGVNCSHQLEYIMLKKWLKDRGFEDSNLRPAQFWDTGRGLMTTKALQAGDLIISLPEKCLLTTATVLSSCLGEYIMKWKPPVSPLIALCTFLIAEKHAGEKSLWKPYLDVLPKTYTCPVYLEHDVVSLFPEPLRKKAQEQRTMVHELYMSSKDFFFSLQPLFAENTETIFNYSALEWAWCTVNTRTIYVKHSQRECFSLEPDVYALAPYLDLLNHSPNVQVKGAFNEQTRSYEIRTNSQCKKYEEVFICYGPHDNQRLLLEYGFVAMNNPHSSVYVSSDTLLKYFPPVDKQRNAKISILKDHDFLENLTFGWDGPSWRLLTALKLLSLGTDEFTCWKRTLLGGVISARNEQQTLTITAKICHFLIEETQHVLLQISQLKRNRENLGKHLALVEALRLEDLKILQKSAEILSDLNGATT is encoded by the exons atgaagaaaagcagaggccGGACAGGTcgaaaaagaagaaggaaacacTTGCAGAGTTTCATGGATGGAG taaaCTGCAGTCACCAACTGGAATACATTATGCTTAAAAAGTGGCTGAAAGACAGAGGATTTGAAGACAGTAATTTAAGGCCAGCACAGTTCTGGG aTACAGGAAGAGGACTGATGACAACAAAAGCTCTTCAG GCAGGGGATCTGATTATTTCATTGCCTGAGAAGTGCTTACTCACCACAGCCACTGTCCTTAGTAGCTGCTTAGGAGAATACATTATGAA ATGGAAGCCTCCTGTGTCTCCTTTGATAGCACTCTGCACCTTTTTGATAGCAGAGAAGCATGCTGGTGAGAAATCTCTGTGGAAGCCATATCTTGATGTTTTACCCAAGACGTACACTTGCCCTGTTTATTTGGAGCATGATGTTGTAAGCCTTTTTCCTGAACCGTTAAGAAAGAAGGCTCAGGAGCAGAGGACGATGGTCCATGAGTTGTACATGTCTTCcaaggattttttcttttccctgcagcCTTTGTTTGCTGAGAACACAGAAACTATTTTTAACTACAGTGCTCTAGAGTGGGCTTGGTGCACTGTTAATACCAGGACAATATACGTGAAACATTCACAGAGggaatgtttttctcttgagCCAGATGTTTATGCATTGGCACCATATTTAGATTTGCTAAATCACAGTCCAAACGTTCAG GTAAAGGGTGCATTTAATGAACAGACTAGAAGCTATGAAATTCGGACAAATTCGCAGTGCAAAAAATACGAAGAAGTGTTTATCTGCTATGGGCCTCATGATAATCAACGACTGCTACTAGAATATGGATTTGTTGCCATGAATAATCCTCACAGCAGTGTTTATGTCTCATCAG ATACTCTCCTCAAATATTTTCCACCAGTGGACaagcagagaaatgcaaaaatttcCATTCTAAAGGATCATGATTTCTTAGA AAACCTGACCTTTGGATGGGATGGACCATCTTGGAGACTCCTCACAGCCCTCAAGTTGTTAAGTCTTGGAACAGATGAATT taCTTGCTGGAAGAGAACACTGCTTGGTGGTGTAATTTCAGCCAGAAATGAACAGCAGACTTTGACtataacagcaaaaatatgCCATTTTTTAATAGAGGAGACACAGCATGTCCTACTTCAG ATTTCCCAGTTGAAACGGAACAGAGAGAACCTCGGAAAACACCTGGCTTTGGTAGAAGCCCTGCGGTTGGAAGATCTGAAGATACTACAAAAATCAGCTGAGATTCTTTCTGACTTGAATGGGGCAACAACTTGA